The region AGTTCCGCTTTTTACTGCTAGTTACatcacatttttatattattgttgCACATTTAAGTCAAAGCCCTTAAAggaatcattcacccaaaaatgaaaagtctctcatcatttactcaccgtcatgccatccctgaacacaagatttttagaagaaagatCCATGAAATGcaggtcaacagggtccaaaactctgaagctcaaaaagcacataaaggcagcataaaagtaatccgtacgactccagtggttgaatccatgacttcagaagcgaaatgatagATATGGGTGTTCATATCTATCATTTCAATATGCTACTTTCAAATAGCCTTCCTAGGTACTCTTCTCTcgaagagttcttcttttgtttttgtcgattcgcagtctttgtgcatatcaccacctactgggcaggaggaggataatttataggaAAATAGGATTTTAATATTGATCTGCATCTCACCCATACCACAACATCATATCGCtcctgaagaaatggatttaaccactagtgttatggattacttttatgctgcctttatgtgttttttggagcttcaaagttttggaccctgatgacttgtattgtatggaccaacagagcacaaatattctcctaaaaatctttgtgtgtgttccacagaagaaagaaattcagacacatctgggaaggcgtgagggtgagtaaatgatgggagattgttcttttttgggggaactattcctttaagacaggaCTTCTAAAGGTTCTAGTTTTACCTGTATCCTGCTGTTCCCCcagtctgccacaataatgttccCATTGACATCCACAGCGACTCCTGTAGGAGCATTAAACTGGCCATTGCCTTCACCATTTGAGCCAAATTTAAGCAAGAATTCACCATCTGCACTGAACACCTACAACAAAGACAGCAGAGAATTACAACCTGCAATTAGTAAACATTATTTTTGATAGgatatattttataaactttaaAGAGTCACTATTTAAAGCCATTTGATTGAAAAGATGAACTTGGATATTCATAAATATTCAAAGATTCTCCTGAGTTCCGCATAAGAaataaagccatacaggtttgaaatgacaatgatttttgggtgaactattcttctaaTAAATTCTATATCTTGAAAACAGTCATGCATTGTTATGAAAATCATGGAAATCAATAATTTCTATAATAAATAAAGTCCCTGGGGAGAATAGCATGCCTAAGCTTACCTTAACAGAGTGATTATGAAAGTCTGTGATTATtatttcattgttgttgttgacTGCTGCAAAATGCGGGCCTTCATAGAAAGAGAGGTGTGGGTTAAATTCATACAGTAGCAAAGTATGATTAAAAAGTTGTAAACTCTTATCAAATATGTTACAGTAATATGTTGTATGTTATTTGTAATTGGGTTTGGAACctctaaaggtgcactcatttttcttttttgtttccttATTAAAAACGTTTTggtcctaaagaaatgaattttaattttgaaacatgtataaaatcatgagcattcACATGAGgtgaagattccagtcatatcagtaaccttataaaagccattttattctacatggacagggtcccttcatgggggctgccatttcagaatcacatgaccagctgaatactactcactgaatctcagtaaccgccttgTTATTGGAAACTTtttcttatggattattttaatcatggctgactgtgaatagtgaatttctacaatgacatctgttaCAGAAAACTGTTGTGTTGATGATGCTACATCAACGCCcctaagtgtcagtgtaagtaaGATGACATATtcgaaaaattactgagtgtacctaaTTTGTATGCTTATGCAACAATGCAAGCTACAACCCTTTATCAGGTGTCTTTACTGCTCTAGATGTGTACCCACCTGCAAACTGTCTGTCACCATTTCCCCTGCTGCCAAACTTTGTGACGAGTTTACCGCTGGGctgaaaaatgaaaacagtgCAGGCCTTGTTGTCCACAACGATAACATGTCCATTCTGGTCCACAGATACACCTTTTGGGCCCATTAGCCTGCCTGAACCAAGCTTAGCCTTCAGGAAAATCAGAACAGCATTATAAAAATTGCAGTTGAGGCTCTGCATCCAAGAGATTTTTCAGTAATGAAGCTTTCACAGATaaactttcattttaaaatgtgcttGTCCAAACTAATTAAATATATGCGACTCACCTTGTATTTGCCCTCGCTAGAGAAAATGCTAACCCACTTATTGTCATAGTCAGCGATGATGATATCACCATTCGGATGCACAGCCACTCCAGTGGGCCTCTGCAGTTGCCCTGGTGACCGGCCACGCACTCCAAACCGGCTTTGAAACTCTCCTGTATTTGAAAAAATCTGGACAGCACAAAATTGAAATCAGTTATCAGATTTTGCCTaaacatccctgctgaaaaaaaaaaatatcttaaacaAGCCTAAAGCTGATGCCACACAAACAGACTCCAAACAAGTTGAATTTGGCCAAGCGTGTCACACATGCGGACACTTTTGCATGATCTCGCTCTCTGTGACACACATGCCGAtaaaaaatggtggaggggtgatagGCATACGACTCGCGTCACGTGAAGCTCACGAAATAACAGGAGTATcgcgtgagcataaacaattgtaatagagtgatttaggatgtgattcatggagtaactttaccttgtaaaagtgtgtgattgtgtatttatcccctcgaggcttgccgTAGAGCGCCTATGTCAAAATTACACTTAATACAAACAGACTTTTGTGTCAGTTTAGTGCAGGAGAAAAATGCAGGAATAATGCTTGGTGatagaatcactatggattacaatcatcGTATGTGATAATATGCAACTGAGTGTGATCGCAgatgaaaacattcagatcagcATGACATCTTGCCAGTTCTTCAGTGAAAGAAAAAGCTCATTAGTCACTTGACGAAAACACAAGACCCTGTCTTCTGCATCAGAACAACATTTTCAAGCAAGCCTTTTTTTCAGTTATTGAAGCTATTAATTCAGCAGGGAGTCCCAACGGTCAAGTGATTATCGACATCCTGCTTCCAGATGTgtgctctgtctccctctgcctggccggtgattatgtAAATAAAGCTCACACcttaaaatcactggaaaaatcagctagtgtggtGCCGGCTTAAGCTGATTTGCTAGTTTTACCCCCCACCATGTGCCTGCCAGGTAGTCGTGCCCAAATCTCATGGCATTGTTTGAACAGATAGTGGTTCTTGAGTGTTTCAAGACCAAATGTCTTGACATTATACCACAAGAACCAATGacgtttgatgttattgatgtgtcgccatatttgatttcagcTTTGTTTATGGATTTCAtcaatgatttaatttgatttcaaagttaataatgacttaaattacaatctgttcatcaaacaaagtgatcgtatgccttcagaagacttggtatatgaCGAACAAGTTGCCtggactaattttatgacacttttggatgCTTTAGTGAGTCACTTTGTACCCgccattgtattgaattcagccaacaaacattaaataaatgattACCTTGTTCTAGGAAATAAGTATTCTGCACTGTAAACCAACTGTAAACCATGATgatgtcattactggaaaaatcaagttgtcctaatttaatattacttgaaatgtcaagttttgggctcataactcaaacatctatgttccttgaacttatttatctttaaaatacatagacttaagatttgaagtgttaataacgattgagtacaaaattatggctatggggaatacccataatcccttgcatttgaattatttaattatgttttcttgGTCAATGGGAATtgatgggggcatttaaataattgttgttaaaggaatagttctcccaaaaattacaattatcatcatgtactcaccctcatgctatcccagatgtgtatgcctttctttcttctgcagaacacaaattacaatttttagaagaatatctcagctatgtaggtccattcaatgtaagtgattgggtaccaaaattttcaagatccaaaaagcatatgaaggcagcataaaagtaatccattcaactccagtgctttaatccatatcttcagaagtgatataagtgtgggtgagaaacagtccttttttactattaatctccactttcacattctttgtgttcttgGCGATTCATAttcctactgggcaaggaggagaatttatagtaaaacaggacttaaatattgatctgtttctcaaccacacttatcatatcacttctgaagatatagatttaaccacttgagtcatatggattacttttatatgccTTAATATGCATTGTGGAGCTTCAGAATTGTTGttcccatttatttgcattgtgagtacctacagagctgcaatattcttctaaaatgctttgtttgtgttcagcagaagaaacaaattcatacacatctggattggcatgatggtgagaaaataatgagagaatcttcatttttttgggtgaacatccctttaagaattaatttagattttatctaatttgtagtattatttatgttgtttagttgCAAACAGTTGTTTCATGTGATGACACCATTAGGATGATCAGGGTccactttggtcaagttggaccctgtaaatcctatttcagttcaccttttACATGTGGAACTGAAGTTCACATATCCATGCATTTCAGTGGAGAGATAAGTTTATCTACTGATTAACCTAGAATCgtttataatcttctttatttgagctgtgttattgtatgatctaaatttgagtcaattcaactaaaattattaagtagaaacaaatATATTGCTAAAGCAAAACTGAGtttagtctacttgcatctagttaccttaacttaattAGTTAAGTTTTGAAGATGACATCAATGATTTCAGTTGAGGGAACGAGGATTACTCAATCAATTTAGCAAAGTCAACTTATCAGGGTTTTCAGCACAGAAGTAAGTCATGCGGGCTTAGAACCACATAAtggcgagtaaataatgattttcatttctggttaaactattcttttaagaagcTAAATTCAGGATGGCCAGCCATAAAGTCAGATATTCAGGACCTGCTTACCTGCACACACTGATTGTTACTATCTGCAATCAGGATTTTTCCTGTTGAAGAAGCTGCTGCTCCTTGGAGGTTTGTGAACTCTCCTTTATTCCTCCCTTTTGTTCCTATGAAACAAATAGTACTAAGCTAAAAGACTCAAAGTGAAGGTTACAGAACATCACAACTTTGTGAAGATTAGTCAAATAAAGTTGTGTCTGGCTGTGAAATATTGTCTTGATgtcagggtgttgtgggtggttgccagggcatttctATATGTATGCTTTGGGgttttgagtgtttttatcaTGTTTCAATGCGGTTGCTAGGGCGAAACCAATAAATGTGGTTTCTAAACTTTCTAAATTAATCAGGGTGGTTGCTTattagcccaagtcaaaagagccataaactctatgatattctggggGCGTATTACAGAAAACTTCCTATCTTAAGTCTTAAGTTAAGTGTGACaaagaggagggcggggccaggccgaaaCAATGGACACTCGGcgccgccctcctcctcgtcacaataagATAATGCACTTAGGAAATTTTGTTCTGTAATAGCTTTGGTCCTAAATGAGATCCTAACTGAAACTGCCATGGTTACCAAACAGATAAGATGAGATTCTGAATTTAGGATCTTTCTGTAATATGTcccctggtctctagatatggctctgggctctcttcaatgtaagtctatgggatttttttggcCCAGCCGAAAGTCGCAAGTCCAGTCGCTTAGAAAAGTGgtggcacacctctcctcaacaacctacatgatttgaggtgtcattcatgtaACACAAATGGTGTGAGACAAGTTATGTGCCAAAGTTTAAAGGGTTAAGGATTTTGAAAAACCACTAATTAGCTCACTTAGAACAAAGCATGGGATATTTCTACTCACTTTCAAACAGAATACAATAACTTTGAACTGATCATAGTTCATCCAAGCTTGCGGTCCAGAACCATCTTctaccctgttgaaaagaccatttTAGACCAACATGCATTTCCAtgatggtctaggctggtttatgccaATTAGATGCTTGTTTGGAGCACGTCTTGCTGATTTGGTTCTGGTCTATTTGGAAGAGCACATGTTGTTAACCAGCAAACATAACTGATGAACCTAGCAATCAGCATGTTCCTTCTGATGAAGCTAGTGGCTGAAGTAAGTTTTGCTGGTTAAGCAGCCTGGTGGGGACAaaagcacaccagcatcccagtATTCCATATTGGGGACCAGCATCCATATGCTGGTCCTTTCAGCAGGGTAAAAAGTAGTTAAAGATTTACACCTTATATTAAACCAAGGCTAAAGTCCTGAAATGCCTGTACCTATTTTAAAAATGAGATCATCCTCAATCGGGTTCACTTTCTTCTTTGGGGTACTGAACAAACTTCCTCCTCGCCTCACACCCTTCTGTCGGCTTCTACTCCCTGGAGACTTGGCGCTCCGTTTCCGCGCCCCGCCATCACTGGAACCTGTGGAGGCCGCATTAGCTGCTGTGGTGGTGGGTGGCGAGTCATCCGGAGAGTTGGTGACTTTTAATTTGAAGGGGCTTCCTTTGATATGCTGATCATAAAGTCTCAATGCCAGCCTAAAATCACCCTCCTTATTCACCGTGTATTGGAATTCATACATTCCATTCTTAAGGTCCACAATTTCACCATCTGCAACGCTGCCATCTGGTGTGAAGACTTCTGCTGAGATGATGGCATTACCCGTTTTACATAACCCTCCAGCCTTATCCCTTGTGGTTATGAGGACAGAAGCTGGTTGGCCCACAATGCACTGCTCCAAACCTTCCCCGGATGCCTCGGTCTGACTGGCCACAGCATTGGTGGTGACTATGGTTCCTAGGTTGTGGATGGACTTACGAAGTCCTTCGATCTCCATCATGAGATCCAGCTGGTCGTTCTCCTCTGGTTGAAGGGGGAGGCCCTGGCTGGCCAGGTCACTGAGTCTCTCCCCTACATCTTTATGGGTCTGCAGAACGACAGCTTTGCTTCCACTGTCCAAGGCTTCTTTGGTTAGGCTGCAGTTGTGATTGATGGCAGCTTCTTCTTGCAGAAGAGTGTCCAGCTGAGCCTGCAGAACCTGAAGACACAAAGAAAAACATGTTAAGATactctatacaaaaaaaaaaaaaaaaaaaaaaaaaacacatctctcTAAAGACATTAACAGCAAGCCCCTAtgcagtgactcactttaaagttttaaaaagcacccaaaagtttCATAAAATTAATCTATGCGACTTGTGAGTCATTACTTtgtatttaagttgttattcactctcagcaatgaggtttgatgttaatgACGTGAGTTGAGGGCACAAATGTAATAAATGGTCCTAAATGAAAAAGACCATAAATGTAACAaaccaaatacaaatacaaatcactttattgtcacacagccatatacacaagtgcaatggtgtgtgaaattcttgggtgcagttccgatcaacatagcagtcgtgacattgATGAgacacataccaatttacaataacatcaaattaacacaacacaatttaaacatctgttataca is a window of Myxocyprinus asiaticus isolate MX2 ecotype Aquarium Trade chromosome 8, UBuf_Myxa_2, whole genome shotgun sequence DNA encoding:
- the LOC127445492 gene encoding tripartite motif-containing protein 2-like → MEALQGSPDSSSEECTVLEAPPGKGTGLICFQHKGKAPVLYCLACENAVCEDCMIGEHAEHPTNSLEDIVDQQRTALQDRVETAKIRLPQIGEAVQCLRDILLQLNTQRSSIEEDIHSSFSELHKTLDTRKSVLLMELEVTHGLKQKVLQAQLDTLLQEEAAINHNCSLTKEALDSGSKAVVLQTHKDVGERLSDLASQGLPLQPEENDQLDLMMEIEGLRKSIHNLGTIVTTNAVASQTEASGEGLEQCIVGQPASVLITTRDKAGGLCKTGNAIISAEVFTPDGSVADGEIVDLKNGMYEFQYTVNKEGDFRLALRLYDQHIKGSPFKLKVTNSPDDSPPTTTAANAASTGSSDGGARKRSAKSPGSRSRQKGVRRGGSLFSTPKKKVNPIEDDLIFKIGTKGRNKGEFTNLQGAAASSTGKILIADSNNQCVQIFSNTGEFQSRFGVRGRSPGQLQRPTGVAVHPNGDIIIADYDNKWVSIFSSEGKYKAKLGSGRLMGPKGVSVDQNGHVIVVDNKACTVFIFQPSGKLVTKFGSRGNGDRQFAGPHFAAVNNNNEIIITDFHNHSVKVFSADGEFLLKFGSNGEGNGQFNAPTGVAVDVNGNIIVADWGNSRIQVFDGSGSFLSYINTAADPLYGPQGLALTSDGHVVVADSGNHCFKVYRYLQ